In the genome of Rhodoplanes sp. Z2-YC6860, one region contains:
- a CDS encoding PRC-barrel domain-containing protein: protein MTTGMGRFGDTSPAIHGRHDLIGSDRVEGTKVYRSDGKKIGEIERVMLDKFSGQIAYAVMGFGGFLGLGEDHYPIPWQRLTYNEKLGGYEVNITDEQLKNAPHYATGEEWKWDRTQGQRIYDYYGVPPYWPLM from the coding sequence ATGACGACAGGAATGGGCCGTTTCGGCGATACTTCGCCCGCCATTCACGGCCGCCACGATCTGATCGGCAGCGACCGGGTCGAAGGCACCAAGGTCTATCGCTCCGACGGCAAGAAGATCGGTGAGATCGAGCGGGTGATGCTCGATAAGTTCTCGGGCCAGATTGCTTACGCGGTGATGGGCTTCGGCGGCTTCCTGGGCCTGGGCGAGGATCACTATCCGATCCCGTGGCAGCGGCTGACCTACAACGAGAAGCTCGGCGGCTATGAGGTCAACATCACCGACGAGCAACTCAAGAACGCGCCGCACTATGCGACCGGCGAAGAGTGGAAGTGGGATCGCACGCAGGGCCAGCGCATCTACGACTATTACGGCGTGCCGCCGTATTGGCCGCTGATGTAA
- a CDS encoding NADPH:quinone oxidoreductase family protein: protein MRAVVVREFGGIEKAALGEMPKPEPKAGEVMIEVHAVSVNFVDLVMMSGTYQFKPTLPFIPGKLPVGIVTAVGAGVTRFKPGDHALLMAESSSFAEFSVMPENQCIKLPPNLPFEEAASMALVYDTAYFALKDRGRIAPGETVLVLGATGGVGLAAIQLAKAFGGKVFAAVSSKSKEDIVRDAGADAIVDLSVPDLHESLRQQVFALTGKKGVDIVVDMLGGDIFDAAVRALAWCGRLIVIGFASGRIPSLKMNYVLVKNIEVSGMQVSDYRKRRPQDMQAAFADIYRLHAEGKLKPLPTKAYPLEQFADALRDIKDRKVRGRIVLKMRS, encoded by the coding sequence ATGCGCGCCGTGGTGGTCCGGGAGTTTGGCGGCATCGAGAAGGCCGCGCTGGGCGAGATGCCCAAACCCGAGCCCAAGGCCGGCGAGGTGATGATCGAGGTCCACGCCGTCAGCGTGAACTTCGTCGACCTCGTGATGATGAGCGGCACCTATCAGTTCAAGCCGACGCTGCCGTTCATTCCGGGCAAGCTGCCGGTCGGGATCGTCACCGCGGTCGGTGCGGGCGTGACGCGGTTCAAGCCGGGCGACCACGCGCTGCTGATGGCGGAATCCTCGAGCTTCGCCGAGTTCAGCGTGATGCCGGAGAACCAATGCATCAAGCTGCCGCCGAACCTGCCGTTCGAGGAAGCGGCCTCGATGGCGCTGGTCTACGACACCGCGTACTTCGCTCTGAAGGATCGCGGCCGGATCGCGCCGGGAGAAACCGTGCTGGTGCTGGGCGCGACCGGCGGCGTGGGTCTCGCCGCAATCCAACTGGCCAAGGCGTTCGGCGGCAAGGTGTTCGCCGCCGTCTCCAGCAAGAGCAAGGAAGACATCGTTCGCGACGCCGGCGCCGATGCCATCGTCGATCTGTCGGTGCCCGATCTGCATGAGAGCCTGCGCCAGCAGGTGTTCGCGCTGACCGGCAAGAAGGGCGTCGACATCGTCGTCGACATGCTGGGCGGCGATATCTTCGACGCCGCGGTGCGCGCGCTCGCCTGGTGCGGCCGGCTGATCGTGATCGGCTTTGCCTCGGGCCGGATCCCGTCGCTGAAGATGAACTACGTTCTGGTGAAGAACATCGAGGTCAGCGGCATGCAGGTCAGCGACTATCGCAAGCGCCGGCCGCAGGACATGCAGGCCGCCTTCGCCGACATCTACCGGCTCCATGCCGAGGGCAAGTTGAAGCCGCTGCCGACCAAGGCCTATCCGCTGGAGCAGTTCGCCGACGCGCTCCGCGACATCAAGGACCGCAAGGTTCGCGGCCGAATTGTCTTGAAAATGCGAAGTTAA
- a CDS encoding ATP-binding cassette domain-containing protein translates to MPAPLLQLKDIALTFGGTPLLTAAELSVAPGERVCLVGRNGSGKSTLMKIAARGVEPDGGSVFVQPGASLRYLAQEPDFGDAETVMAYVEAGLGPNDGTHQAQQMLDALGLSGSEDPSRLSGGEARRAALARVLAPDPDILLLDEPTNHLDLPTIEWLERELEGLRSAIVMISHDRRFLSNMSRSTVWLDRGKTKRVERGFADFEDWRDEVLAEEERDQHKLDRKIVAEEHWLRYGVTARRKRNVKRLAGLQTLRETRRTYRGSQGSATIAASEAAPSGAQVIEAKGIGKSYEGRTIVENFSTRVLRSDRIGVVGPNGMGKTTLVKMLTGALEPDAGTVKLGANLAMATLEQHRDSLNPNTTVADALTGGGRDTVEVNGERRHVIGYMKDFLFAPEQARTPLEKLSGGERGRLMLAQTLAKPSNLLVLDEPTNDLDLETLDVLESMIADYAGTVLLISHDRDFLDRLVTSVIVPDGNGHWVEYAGGYTDMLAQRGEDLVREAPKAAKEPKAVKEAKPAPEKKRKLSFNEKHALETLPKMIADLESQGRKLQQQLDDPNFFARDRAGFEKVSSDLGAVQTKLTEAEERWLELEILREELGGA, encoded by the coding sequence ATGCCCGCGCCTCTTCTCCAGCTCAAAGACATCGCACTGACCTTCGGCGGCACGCCGCTGCTCACCGCGGCCGAGCTTTCGGTCGCGCCGGGCGAGCGCGTCTGCCTGGTCGGGCGCAACGGCTCGGGCAAATCGACGCTCATGAAGATCGCGGCGCGCGGGGTCGAGCCCGACGGCGGCTCGGTGTTCGTGCAGCCTGGCGCATCGCTGCGCTATCTCGCACAGGAGCCGGATTTCGGCGATGCCGAGACGGTGATGGCCTACGTCGAGGCTGGCCTTGGGCCGAACGACGGAACCCACCAGGCGCAGCAGATGCTCGACGCGCTGGGGCTGTCCGGCAGCGAAGACCCGTCGCGGCTGTCCGGCGGCGAGGCGCGGCGCGCGGCGCTCGCCCGCGTGCTCGCGCCCGATCCGGACATCCTGCTGCTCGACGAGCCGACCAACCATCTGGATCTCCCCACCATCGAGTGGCTGGAGCGCGAACTCGAAGGGCTGCGCTCGGCCATCGTGATGATCAGCCATGACCGGCGCTTTCTCTCCAACATGTCGCGCAGCACGGTGTGGCTCGACCGCGGCAAGACCAAGCGGGTCGAGCGTGGTTTCGCCGATTTCGAGGACTGGCGTGACGAGGTGCTGGCCGAGGAGGAACGCGACCAGCACAAGCTCGACCGCAAGATCGTCGCCGAGGAGCATTGGCTGCGCTACGGCGTGACCGCGCGGCGAAAGCGCAACGTCAAGCGGCTCGCGGGCCTGCAGACGCTCCGCGAAACGCGGCGCACCTATCGCGGCTCTCAAGGCAGCGCCACCATCGCAGCCAGCGAGGCGGCGCCGTCCGGCGCGCAGGTGATCGAGGCCAAGGGCATCGGCAAGAGCTACGAGGGCCGCACGATCGTCGAGAATTTCTCGACCCGCGTGCTACGCAGCGACCGCATCGGCGTGGTCGGCCCCAATGGCATGGGCAAGACCACGCTGGTGAAGATGCTGACCGGCGCGCTCGAGCCGGACGCCGGCACCGTGAAGCTCGGCGCCAACCTGGCGATGGCCACGCTTGAGCAGCACCGCGACAGCCTCAACCCCAACACCACCGTCGCCGATGCGCTGACCGGCGGCGGTCGCGACACCGTCGAGGTCAACGGCGAGCGTCGGCACGTCATCGGCTATATGAAGGACTTCCTGTTTGCGCCCGAGCAGGCGCGCACGCCGCTGGAAAAGCTTTCCGGCGGCGAGCGCGGCCGGCTGATGCTGGCGCAGACACTCGCCAAGCCATCGAACCTGCTGGTGCTCGACGAGCCGACCAACGACCTCGACCTCGAAACGCTCGACGTGCTGGAGAGCATGATCGCCGACTATGCCGGCACCGTGCTGCTGATCAGCCACGACCGCGACTTTCTCGACCGGCTCGTCACCAGCGTGATCGTGCCGGACGGCAACGGGCACTGGGTCGAATACGCCGGCGGCTACACCGACATGCTGGCTCAGCGCGGCGAAGATCTCGTGCGTGAGGCACCCAAGGCTGCAAAAGAGCCGAAAGCGGTCAAGGAAGCCAAGCCGGCACCGGAGAAGAAGCGCAAGCTCAGCTTCAACGAAAAGCATGCGCTCGAAACTCTGCCCAAGATGATCGCCGATCTCGAATCGCAGGGCCGCAAGCTGCAGCAGCAGCTCGACGATCCGAATTTCTTCGCACGCGATCGGGCTGGATTCGAGAAGGTGTCGTCAGACCTCGGCGCAGTGCAGACCAAGCTCACCGAAGCGGAAGAGCGCTGGCTGGAGCTGGAAATTTTGCGCGAGGAGTTGGGCGGCGCTTAA
- the tcuA gene encoding FAD-dependent tricarballylate dehydrogenase TcuA gives MAGKWDVVVVGAGNAAFCAAQAAAQNGAKVLMVERAPKELMGGNSRFTAGAFRCVYDGVDDLTALMPDLTKDELDRSDFGTYTADKFYDDMFRVTEYRTDGELCDRLVGRSRDTMRWLHKTGMKFDPIWGRQAYLIDGKFKFWGGLTVESKGGGPGLIEQHLKLAQQNGIEVRYGVRGLSLIYDGKTVKGLKVKANGAYEDIECKAVIIACGGFESNPEMRTRYMGPGWELVKVRGTPYNTGDGINMALAIGASSFGNWSGGHAVQWDYNAPEFGDLSVGDNFQKHSYPWGILVNATGRRFVDEGADFRNYTYAKYGAVVLRQPGNFAWQVFDGKIVPMLRAEYRIKRVSKVSANTIEEFAHKLEGVNPEAFLDEIKKYNAAVKQGVKFDPNIKDGRCTVGLPINKSNWANTIEEPPFEAYHVGCGLSFTFGGVRIDPDSGQVIDSDMNPIPGLYAAGELVGGIFYFNYPGGSGLMSGSVFGRIAGTGASAAMRNA, from the coding sequence GTGGCAGGCAAGTGGGACGTGGTGGTGGTTGGCGCCGGAAATGCGGCGTTTTGCGCGGCGCAGGCGGCGGCTCAGAACGGCGCCAAGGTGCTGATGGTCGAGCGTGCGCCCAAGGAACTGATGGGCGGCAACTCCCGCTTCACGGCCGGCGCGTTCCGCTGCGTCTATGACGGTGTCGACGATCTCACCGCCCTCATGCCGGACCTGACCAAGGACGAGCTCGACCGCTCCGACTTCGGCACCTACACGGCCGACAAGTTCTACGACGACATGTTCCGTGTGACGGAATACCGGACCGACGGCGAACTGTGCGACCGGCTGGTCGGCCGCTCGCGCGACACCATGCGCTGGCTGCACAAGACCGGCATGAAGTTCGATCCGATCTGGGGCCGGCAGGCCTATCTGATCGACGGCAAGTTCAAGTTCTGGGGCGGCCTCACCGTCGAGTCCAAGGGCGGCGGCCCAGGCTTGATCGAGCAGCATCTGAAGCTCGCGCAGCAGAACGGCATCGAGGTCCGCTACGGCGTGCGCGGCCTGTCGCTGATCTATGACGGCAAGACCGTGAAGGGCCTGAAGGTCAAGGCCAACGGCGCGTACGAGGACATCGAGTGCAAGGCGGTGATCATCGCCTGCGGCGGCTTCGAGTCGAATCCCGAGATGCGCACCCGCTACATGGGCCCGGGCTGGGAGCTCGTGAAGGTGCGCGGCACGCCCTACAACACCGGCGACGGCATCAACATGGCGCTGGCCATCGGCGCGTCGAGCTTCGGCAACTGGTCGGGCGGCCACGCCGTGCAGTGGGACTACAACGCGCCGGAGTTCGGCGATCTCAGCGTCGGCGACAACTTCCAGAAGCACAGCTATCCGTGGGGCATCCTGGTCAACGCCACCGGCCGCCGCTTCGTCGACGAGGGCGCGGACTTCCGCAACTACACCTACGCCAAGTACGGCGCCGTGGTGCTGCGCCAGCCCGGCAACTTCGCCTGGCAGGTGTTCGACGGCAAGATCGTGCCGATGCTGCGCGCCGAATACCGCATCAAGCGCGTGTCGAAGGTCTCGGCCAACACCATCGAGGAGTTCGCGCACAAGCTCGAAGGCGTCAATCCCGAGGCGTTCCTCGACGAGATCAAGAAGTACAACGCGGCCGTGAAGCAGGGCGTGAAGTTCGATCCGAACATCAAGGACGGCCGCTGCACGGTGGGCCTCCCGATCAACAAGTCGAACTGGGCCAACACCATCGAGGAGCCGCCGTTCGAGGCTTATCACGTCGGCTGCGGGCTTTCATTCACCTTTGGCGGCGTGCGCATCGATCCGGACTCAGGGCAAGTGATCGACTCCGACATGAACCCGATCCCGGGACTTTATGCGGCAGGCGAACTCGTCGGCGGCATCTTCTACTTCAACTATCCGGGCGGCTCGGGCCTGATGTCGGGTTCGGTCTTCGGCCGCATCGCCGGCACCGGCGCTTCGGCCGCGATGCGCAACGCTTGA
- a CDS encoding DUF6894 family protein — protein MKRFFFDVSFKNHVRYDYQGRDFAQPEQARELAELIALDFECSDSETAGAEVQVRNIAGTCLFSVPIRQPELIAA, from the coding sequence ATGAAGCGCTTTTTTTTCGACGTTTCGTTCAAAAATCATGTGCGTTACGATTATCAAGGCCGTGACTTCGCGCAGCCGGAACAGGCCCGCGAGCTCGCGGAGCTGATCGCCCTCGATTTCGAATGCAGCGACAGCGAAACCGCCGGCGCCGAGGTGCAGGTCCGCAACATCGCGGGCACCTGCCTGTTCTCGGTGCCGATCCGGCAGCCGGAGCTGATCGCGGCCTGA
- a CDS encoding PRC-barrel domain-containing protein, with the protein MRSSLLLGGLLSSVVIVTAFAQSNPPAPAATPAPPAAAATTTTTTTSASAMWRASKVIGVNVYNDQNEKLGDISEVLIDKSGKVDGVIIGVGGFLGMGSHDIKVDMAKLKFVDEPVKTSSSNTTTTTGAAGGSMNRPATTTTTTSSTKKWYPDHAILSGASKDQLKAMPQFKYD; encoded by the coding sequence ATGCGCTCAAGTCTTCTGCTCGGCGGGCTGCTGTCCTCTGTCGTGATCGTGACAGCGTTCGCTCAATCCAATCCGCCGGCGCCCGCTGCGACCCCGGCCCCGCCTGCCGCTGCCGCCACCACCACGACCACCACGACATCGGCCTCGGCAATGTGGCGCGCGTCCAAGGTCATCGGCGTCAATGTTTACAATGACCAGAACGAAAAGCTCGGCGACATCAGCGAAGTCCTGATCGACAAGTCGGGCAAGGTCGACGGCGTGATCATCGGTGTCGGCGGCTTCCTCGGCATGGGCTCCCATGACATCAAGGTCGATATGGCCAAGCTGAAATTCGTCGACGAGCCTGTGAAGACCTCTTCGAGCAACACCACGACGACGACCGGCGCGGCTGGCGGTTCGATGAACCGGCCGGCCACCACGACGACCACTACGTCTTCGACCAAGAAATGGTATCCGGACCATGCGATCCTGAGCGGCGCTAGCAAGGACCAGCTCAAGGCCATGCCGCAGTTCAAGTACGACTAA
- a CDS encoding methylated-DNA--[protein]-cysteine S-methyltransferase, whose product MATRRACAYLCAMEQAHHHLFETAIGRCGIAWNGRGICATQLPEKDDAMTERRLVKKSGSVGPADPPPAVQALIVDIRNYLGGQRVDFSAVAVDLNGIDELRRRIYEALRGIEFGRTVTYGELARSIGATDWEGARDVGAAMGSNRIPIVIPCHRVLAAGGKLGGFSAYGGTKTKQKLLALEGVRFEGEAPTPRLPGL is encoded by the coding sequence GTGGCAACGCGCCGTGCCTGCGCCTACCTTTGCGCCATGGAACAGGCACATCATCATCTGTTCGAGACCGCGATCGGCCGTTGCGGCATCGCCTGGAATGGGCGGGGCATCTGCGCCACGCAGCTTCCGGAGAAGGACGACGCCATGACCGAGCGGCGGCTCGTTAAAAAATCCGGCAGCGTCGGCCCGGCCGATCCGCCGCCAGCGGTGCAGGCCCTGATCGTCGATATTCGGAATTATCTCGGCGGCCAGAGGGTCGATTTCTCAGCCGTTGCCGTCGACCTCAATGGCATCGACGAGCTTCGCCGCCGCATCTACGAGGCGCTGCGCGGTATCGAGTTTGGCCGCACCGTTACCTACGGCGAGCTCGCCCGCAGCATCGGCGCGACCGACTGGGAGGGCGCCCGCGACGTCGGCGCCGCGATGGGAAGCAACCGCATCCCGATCGTCATCCCATGCCACCGGGTCCTTGCCGCTGGCGGCAAGCTCGGAGGCTTCTCGGCATACGGCGGCACCAAGACCAAGCAAAAGCTTCTGGCGCTCGAGGGCGTTCGCTTCGAAGGCGAAGCGCCCACACCACGTCTACCGGGATTGTAG
- a CDS encoding Bug family tripartite tricarboxylate transporter substrate binding protein has translation MKPSRAIQQWFGCAAAAFIAVTAMVAHGAQAQVPKTIHILVPFPAGGPTDITARVLAEQIGKQHDVSFVIENRLGGGGSIASEAAARAAPDGGTLLIVAAGVLINPLLKKTNYDPLTSFTPLCLLVRSPHVIVVNKDSPIQSFAGFLAQARAKPGELTFATVGPATGPHIAFEMLKRRANVDITFVPFNGTTPAINAVMGGHVSVAMGDFRDVYGALQSGTLRGLATTAAQRLEQLPDLPTVAEQGFPGYEAESWFGIVAPAATPKDAVSQLDAWFQEALRDPEARSKLVRAGVFPTGVCGVDFAAHLRHQNEEFAKTIRDANIKAE, from the coding sequence ATGAAGCCATCCCGCGCAATCCAGCAATGGTTCGGATGTGCGGCGGCGGCATTCATCGCGGTGACGGCGATGGTCGCGCATGGCGCGCAAGCGCAGGTGCCGAAGACGATCCACATTCTGGTGCCGTTTCCGGCGGGAGGGCCGACTGACATCACGGCGCGCGTTCTCGCCGAGCAGATCGGCAAGCAGCACGACGTGAGCTTTGTCATCGAGAACCGCCTTGGCGGCGGCGGTTCGATCGCGAGCGAAGCCGCAGCGCGCGCCGCGCCCGATGGCGGCACGCTTCTGATCGTGGCCGCCGGCGTGCTGATCAATCCGCTCCTGAAGAAGACGAACTACGATCCGCTAACGAGCTTCACGCCGCTTTGCCTGCTGGTGCGCTCGCCGCATGTGATCGTGGTCAACAAGGATTCGCCGATCCAGAGCTTCGCCGGCTTCCTGGCGCAAGCGCGCGCCAAGCCGGGCGAGCTGACGTTCGCCACCGTCGGCCCGGCAACGGGGCCGCATATCGCCTTCGAGATGCTGAAGCGCCGCGCCAACGTCGATATCACCTTCGTGCCGTTCAACGGCACCACGCCCGCGATCAACGCCGTGATGGGCGGCCATGTGTCGGTGGCAATGGGGGACTTCCGCGACGTCTACGGCGCGCTGCAGAGCGGCACGCTGCGCGGACTTGCGACCACGGCTGCCCAGCGTCTTGAACAGCTCCCCGATCTTCCGACGGTCGCCGAGCAGGGCTTTCCGGGCTATGAGGCGGAAAGCTGGTTCGGGATCGTGGCGCCGGCAGCGACGCCGAAGGACGCCGTGTCGCAGCTTGATGCCTGGTTCCAGGAGGCCTTGCGGGATCCCGAGGCGCGCTCAAAGCTCGTCCGCGCCGGCGTATTTCCAACGGGTGTCTGCGGCGTGGACTTCGCCGCGCATCTGCGCCATCAGAACGAGGAATTTGCCAAGACGATCCGCGACGCGAACATCAAAGCGGAATAG
- a CDS encoding tripartite tricarboxylate transporter TctB family protein, with translation MLSRMHIRAPKDFWSGVMFIAFAAVALIASHSYSLGRAGRMGPGYFPLLLGCALVLIGLILIVRSFFTAGDRIEPMRLLPLGIIAAGIVVFGLLLQPLGLVLALLAVTVITAFASRESRPLEIAALAVVLTAFSVGIFVVALRLPLPIWPAFL, from the coding sequence TTGCTGTCCAGAATGCACATCCGCGCTCCGAAAGATTTCTGGTCAGGCGTCATGTTCATCGCCTTCGCGGCGGTGGCGTTGATCGCCTCGCATTCCTATTCGCTCGGCCGCGCCGGGCGGATGGGGCCGGGGTATTTCCCGCTGCTGCTCGGCTGCGCGCTGGTGCTGATCGGACTCATTCTGATCGTCCGCTCGTTTTTCACCGCTGGCGACCGGATCGAACCGATGCGGCTTTTGCCGCTCGGCATCATCGCGGCCGGTATCGTCGTCTTCGGCTTGCTGCTGCAGCCGCTCGGCCTGGTGCTGGCGCTGCTCGCCGTGACCGTGATCACGGCCTTCGCCAGCCGGGAGTCGCGGCCGCTCGAAATCGCGGCACTGGCTGTGGTCCTCACGGCGTTTTCGGTCGGCATCTTCGTGGTGGCGCTGAGATTGCCGCTGCCGATCTGGCCGGCATTCCTGTAG
- a CDS encoding Bug family tripartite tricarboxylate transporter substrate binding protein, which translates to MKSNWIGLLLGLALPALASTGAQAQSFPSKPIRLVLPYAPGGATDFIGRTTAKYLSDAIGQPVVAENKPGGGGVAGTDTVVRSAPDGYTLVLMDPALIINPTLMANVPYDPFKDLQTVSMVSSSPLVLVVAPQLPPKTYAEFVTYAKANPGKLNFSSAGIGTTPHLAGEMFAQRTGVTATHVPYRGIGQSFTDMMANKIQFAFSSVAGALPFTADNRLRPLAVTGLKRSATYPDLPTVDEGGLKGFDVDLWYGMFAPAAVPADVMAKLNAALKEALANPELKAAFAKVSAEPRYTTSQDGNTFLHSEFDKWKKVITDGNIKEN; encoded by the coding sequence ATGAAATCGAATTGGATCGGACTGCTGCTCGGCCTCGCGCTGCCGGCACTCGCCTCGACCGGCGCACAGGCGCAATCCTTTCCCAGCAAGCCGATCCGCCTGGTGCTGCCTTACGCGCCGGGTGGTGCCACCGATTTCATCGGCCGAACCACGGCGAAGTATCTCAGCGACGCGATCGGCCAGCCGGTCGTGGCCGAGAACAAGCCGGGCGGCGGCGGCGTCGCCGGCACCGATACGGTCGTCCGCTCGGCGCCCGACGGCTACACGCTGGTGCTGATGGATCCGGCGCTGATCATCAATCCCACGCTGATGGCGAACGTGCCCTACGATCCGTTCAAGGATCTGCAGACGGTGTCGATGGTGTCGTCGTCGCCGCTGGTGCTGGTGGTGGCGCCGCAGCTGCCGCCGAAGACCTACGCGGAGTTCGTCACCTACGCCAAGGCCAATCCCGGCAAGCTGAACTTCTCGTCGGCGGGCATCGGCACCACGCCGCATCTCGCCGGCGAGATGTTCGCGCAGCGCACCGGCGTCACCGCGACGCATGTGCCCTATCGCGGCATCGGCCAGTCCTTCACCGACATGATGGCGAACAAGATCCAGTTCGCGTTCTCGAGCGTGGCCGGCGCGCTGCCGTTCACCGCCGACAATCGGCTCCGTCCGCTCGCGGTAACGGGCCTCAAGCGCAGCGCGACCTATCCGGACCTGCCGACGGTCGACGAAGGCGGCCTCAAGGGCTTCGACGTCGACCTCTGGTACGGCATGTTCGCGCCGGCCGCGGTGCCGGCCGATGTGATGGCCAAGCTCAACGCCGCGCTGAAGGAGGCGCTGGCCAATCCGGAGCTGAAGGCGGCCTTCGCCAAGGTCAGCGCCGAGCCGCGCTACACCACCTCGCAGGACGGCAACACGTTCCTGCATAGCGAATTCGACAAGTGGAAGAAGGTCATCACGGACGGCAACATCAAGGAGAATTAG
- a CDS encoding Bug family tripartite tricarboxylate transporter substrate binding protein — MTTRLNSLVLLLAALLPFVSPASAETWPDRPVKIIVPFGAGGSGDTLARVVADHLSTVFKQQFVVENRTGAGGMIGTQAIAAAAPDGYTIGITNLSTLALVPVINPAATYHPVNDFSHIAYVAGAPVALAATPAANIKTLKEFIDTAKTSAKPLTYASSGVGSDGHLMGVAISLATGAPLEHVPYRSTSQALTDVVAGHVALCTFTLSSTAQFLRAGQLVGVAVTSPDRMPDQPDLPTFKELGYPQLVGTTWFALSGPVKFPEDVAEKLNREVAIAVALPEVQARLRRDGFIAQPMSRADFTKFVGDEAARWKPLVEKAGLAGKG, encoded by the coding sequence GTGACCACACGCCTGAATTCGCTCGTCCTCCTGCTTGCTGCGCTGCTCCCCTTTGTCTCGCCGGCCTCAGCGGAAACCTGGCCCGACCGGCCGGTGAAGATCATCGTGCCGTTCGGCGCCGGCGGCTCCGGCGATACGCTCGCCCGCGTGGTGGCCGACCATCTTTCGACGGTGTTCAAGCAGCAGTTCGTAGTCGAGAACCGCACCGGCGCGGGCGGCATGATCGGCACCCAGGCGATCGCGGCGGCGGCCCCCGACGGCTACACCATCGGCATCACCAATCTTTCGACCTTGGCGCTGGTGCCGGTGATCAACCCGGCCGCGACCTATCATCCGGTCAACGACTTTTCGCATATCGCCTATGTGGCGGGTGCGCCGGTCGCCTTGGCCGCAACGCCTGCGGCCAACATCAAGACGCTGAAGGAGTTCATCGACACGGCGAAGACGAGCGCGAAGCCGCTGACGTACGCCTCGTCGGGCGTCGGCTCCGACGGCCATCTGATGGGCGTTGCGATCTCGCTCGCCACCGGAGCGCCGCTCGAACACGTGCCTTATCGCTCGACGTCGCAGGCACTCACCGACGTGGTCGCGGGCCATGTCGCGCTCTGCACCTTCACGCTGTCTTCGACCGCGCAGTTCCTGCGGGCGGGACAGCTCGTCGGCGTCGCGGTGACCTCACCCGATCGGATGCCGGACCAACCGGATCTGCCGACCTTCAAGGAACTCGGCTATCCGCAACTCGTCGGCACCACATGGTTTGCGCTGTCCGGCCCGGTGAAGTTTCCCGAAGACGTCGCCGAAAAACTCAACCGTGAGGTCGCAATCGCGGTCGCGCTGCCCGAGGTGCAGGCGCGGCTCCGCCGCGACGGCTTCATCGCCCAGCCGATGAGCCGCGCCGATTTCACCAAGTTCGTCGGCGACGAAGCGGCGCGCTGGAAGCCGCTGGTCGAAAAGGCAGGCTTGGCGGGCAAGGGCTGA